One Bradyrhizobium manausense DNA segment encodes these proteins:
- a CDS encoding YceD family protein, with the protein MNRPMTGPDPWRAPVIVAQIPDTGVHRKLEASAAERQAMADLAGLRDVLSAHAEFDVEPKSGGRVQVTGRVQARVGQTCVVTLDPIESEIDEEVDLTFAPEAETRRLEDLIEEGQDDEDPPEVADPPEAIVNGIIDLGRIATDALFLAIDPYPRKPGVVFEAEVTAPDPEDHPFAALKALQDNKQGKKKGK; encoded by the coding sequence ATGAACCGACCGATGACCGGACCCGACCCCTGGCGCGCGCCCGTGATCGTGGCGCAGATTCCCGATACCGGCGTGCACCGTAAGCTCGAAGCTTCGGCCGCAGAGCGCCAGGCCATGGCCGACCTCGCGGGCCTGCGCGACGTTCTGTCGGCTCATGCCGAATTCGACGTGGAGCCGAAGAGTGGTGGCCGGGTCCAGGTCACGGGTCGCGTCCAGGCCCGGGTCGGCCAGACCTGTGTCGTCACGCTTGATCCGATCGAGAGCGAGATCGACGAGGAGGTCGACCTGACCTTTGCGCCCGAGGCCGAGACGCGCCGCCTGGAGGACCTCATCGAGGAAGGTCAGGACGACGAGGATCCCCCGGAGGTCGCCGATCCGCCGGAGGCCATCGTCAACGGAATCATCGACCTCGGCCGGATTGCGACCGATGCGCTGTTCCTGGCGATCGATCCTTATCCGCGCAAGCCGGGTGTCGTGTTCGAGGCGGAGGTCACCGCGCCCGACCCCGAGGACCATCCGTTCGCTGCGCTGAAGGCGCTTCAGGACAACAAGCAGGGGAAGAAGAAGGGCAAATAG
- the plsX gene encoding phosphate acyltransferase PlsX, with product MPSKVRIALDAMGGDAGAAVVIPGAAISLAKHRDTEFLLVGDRARIGPELDRHPHLKAVSKIIHTDVAVSGSDKPSQALRRGRKTSSMWLAIDAVKKGEADVAVSAGNTGALMAMARFHLRTLRGIDRPAISGIWPTKRGQSVVLDLGATIGGDARHLVALAVMGAAMVSVVFDKKRPTVGLLNIGTEEIKGHEEIREANEILRAMNLPELEYVGFVEGDGIGKGTADVIVTEGYSGNIALKAAEGTARQMAELLRNEIQRSWLSKLGYLFARNAFQALRDKMDPNKSNGGVLLGLNGLVVKSHGGINAEGFAYAIDVGYEMAHYDLLNKINQMLNREGGALNSVQSAQEAVS from the coding sequence ATGCCAAGCAAGGTTCGCATCGCGCTGGACGCCATGGGGGGCGACGCCGGCGCCGCCGTGGTCATTCCGGGCGCTGCCATCTCGCTCGCCAAGCATCGCGACACCGAATTCCTGCTGGTCGGGGACCGCGCCAGGATCGGGCCCGAGCTCGATCGGCATCCACATCTCAAGGCCGTTTCGAAGATCATCCATACCGACGTCGCCGTCAGCGGCTCGGACAAGCCGAGCCAGGCGCTACGGCGCGGTCGCAAAACCTCCTCGATGTGGCTCGCGATCGATGCGGTGAAGAAGGGGGAGGCCGATGTCGCGGTCTCCGCCGGCAATACCGGCGCACTGATGGCGATGGCCCGGTTCCATCTGCGTACGCTGCGGGGCATCGACCGCCCGGCCATCAGCGGGATTTGGCCAACCAAGCGCGGCCAGTCGGTCGTGCTCGATCTCGGCGCCACGATCGGCGGCGATGCACGCCATCTGGTGGCGCTCGCCGTGATGGGTGCGGCCATGGTGAGCGTGGTGTTCGACAAGAAGCGCCCCACGGTCGGCCTGCTCAACATCGGAACCGAGGAAATCAAGGGGCACGAGGAGATCCGCGAGGCCAACGAAATCCTGCGCGCGATGAACCTGCCGGAACTCGAATATGTCGGTTTCGTCGAAGGCGACGGCATCGGCAAGGGGACGGCCGATGTGATCGTGACCGAGGGGTACAGCGGCAATATCGCGCTCAAGGCTGCCGAAGGAACCGCACGCCAGATGGCGGAATTACTCCGTAACGAGATTCAGCGGAGCTGGCTGTCCAAGCTCGGTTATCTGTTTGCGCGCAATGCCTTCCAGGCCCTGCGCGACAAGATGGACCCGAACAAGTCGAACGGCGGCGTGTTGCTGGGTCTCAACGGACTGGTGGTCAAGAGCCACGGCGGAATCAACGCCGAAGGCTTTGCCTATGCGATCGATGTTGGCTATGAAATGGCTCACTACGATCTCCTGAACAAGATCAATCAGATGCTCAACCGCGAGGGTGGCGCACTTAATTCCGTGCAGTCCGCGCAGGAGGCTGTTTCGTGA
- a CDS encoding beta-ketoacyl-ACP synthase III has translation MTQIRSVVLGCGSYLPEQVVTNAQLAARIDTSDEWIVQRTGIRERHVAAEGEFTSHLAIKAAQAALTDAGVDAQSIELIVLATSTPDNTFPATAVSVQHGLGVNHGAAFDLQAVCSGFVFALATADNFLRTGAYKRALVIGAETFSRILDWNDRGTCVLFGDGAGAVVLEAQEQPGNPATDRGIVTTHLRSDGRHKAKLFVDGGPSSTQTVGHLRMEGREVFKHAVGMITDVIVDAFQATGLNADGIDWFVPHQANKRIIDASAHKLHIAPEKVVLTVDRHGNTSAASIPLALSVARRDGRIKRGDMVLLEAMGGGFTWGSALVRW, from the coding sequence GTGACTCAAATTCGTTCGGTCGTGCTGGGCTGCGGCTCTTATTTGCCGGAGCAGGTGGTGACCAACGCCCAGTTGGCGGCGCGTATCGACACGTCCGACGAGTGGATCGTGCAGCGAACCGGCATTCGCGAACGGCACGTTGCCGCCGAGGGCGAATTCACCTCGCATCTGGCGATCAAGGCGGCGCAGGCCGCGCTTACGGATGCCGGTGTGGACGCCCAGTCGATCGAGCTGATCGTGCTCGCGACCTCGACGCCGGACAATACGTTTCCCGCGACCGCCGTCTCCGTGCAGCATGGGCTCGGCGTCAATCACGGTGCGGCGTTCGATCTTCAGGCGGTGTGCTCGGGCTTCGTGTTCGCGCTTGCCACGGCCGACAATTTCCTGCGCACCGGCGCCTACAAGCGCGCGCTGGTGATCGGCGCCGAGACCTTCTCGCGCATCCTCGACTGGAACGACCGCGGCACCTGCGTGCTGTTCGGCGACGGCGCCGGCGCTGTCGTGCTGGAGGCGCAGGAGCAGCCGGGCAATCCCGCGACCGACCGCGGCATCGTCACCACGCATCTGCGCTCCGACGGCCGCCACAAGGCCAAACTGTTCGTCGATGGCGGGCCGTCCTCGACCCAGACCGTCGGTCATTTGCGCATGGAGGGCCGCGAGGTCTTCAAGCATGCGGTCGGCATGATCACCGACGTGATCGTGGATGCCTTCCAGGCGACCGGGCTCAATGCCGACGGCATCGACTGGTTCGTGCCGCATCAGGCCAACAAGCGAATCATCGACGCCTCCGCCCACAAACTCCATATCGCGCCGGAGAAGGTGGTGCTGACGGTGGATCGGCACGGCAACACCTCGGCGGCCTCGATTCCGCTGGCGCTGTCGGTGGCGCGCAGAGACGGCCGCATCAAGCGCGGCGACATGGTCCTGCTGGAGGCGATGGGCGGCGGCTTCACCTGGGGCTCCGCCCTGGTGCGCTGGTAA
- a CDS encoding ubiquinol-cytochrome C chaperone family protein, producing the protein MLWPFNHFRKPRLAPAGTIEAIYGMIVTQAREPIFYRDLGVPDTVNGRFDLLLLHLWLLLRRLRTAQSGVELSQALFDRFCEDMDDNLREMGVGDQTVPKRMRAFGEAFYGRAQAYDQAYDQAVETDNEALAQAICKNILNGAGMDQARLLAAYAVTANADLGQTGDPALLLGAFKFPAPLREDEAS; encoded by the coding sequence ATGCTTTGGCCGTTCAATCACTTCAGGAAACCCCGGCTAGCCCCGGCCGGCACCATTGAGGCCATCTATGGCATGATCGTGACGCAGGCGCGAGAACCCATATTTTACCGGGACTTGGGCGTACCGGATACGGTTAATGGCCGTTTCGACCTGTTGCTTCTGCACCTCTGGCTGTTGCTGCGGCGGCTGCGGACTGCCCAAAGCGGGGTGGAGCTGTCGCAGGCCCTGTTTGATCGGTTCTGCGAGGACATGGACGACAATCTGCGCGAGATGGGCGTAGGTGACCAGACCGTCCCGAAGCGGATGAGAGCCTTCGGCGAGGCCTTCTATGGCCGCGCCCAGGCCTACGACCAAGCCTACGACCAGGCCGTCGAGACCGATAATGAGGCGCTGGCGCAGGCGATCTGCAAGAATATCTTGAATGGGGCCGGCATGGATCAGGCGCGGCTTCTGGCAGCCTATGCGGTGACTGCGAATGCGGATCTCGGCCAGACAGGCGACCCCGCGTTGTTGCTTGGAGCATTCAAATTTCCCGCACCGCTTCGGGAGGACGAGGCATCATGA